The Mangrovivirga cuniculi genomic sequence CCTCACCATAAATTGTCCGGCCAATAATGTGATTAAGGGGAGTCTCCCCTTCACCTCCGGAAATATGAGTACTCAACGGCCGTTGTAGTTCATCATATGTATATCGAATTTGATGTTCTCGTTCATCCCAGGTTTTTATTGGATTACCAGCTACATTATTTAGCATCCATCTCCTTCCCGCATCCATGCTTTCCTGGTAAACTCTGTGTCCGAGCATGTCGTATTTCCAATTCATGAGCTGGTTTCCCCGAGCGTCCACTACAGAACTGGCATTCCCTTCAATGTCCAACGTAATGAAAGTACCATATAACTCTTCATGGAGTATATTATTTTCCCCTTCGCTCGTTTCTAACCATCGGTTGTGCTCAATATTTAAAATAGGCCGACCGAGTGTATCCAGGTAAACTCGATTTGGAGTTTGGTTATGTATTTCGGATTTAATGGCGGCCTGGTGTTCTGGAGATGAGGAATCCATAGAGATTCGCTCAGTATGCCAATTACTAGCTATTATATTATCATTTTGATCATATGAATGTTGCTGCCATGCATCGAATTCCACAGAAGTAAAGGTGCCATCTGGTAATTCAACAAGTTCATTTCTTCCTAGGGCATCATAATAAATAATTGGTGTAACGCCTTGTTCCACCAGCTCTTTGGCATCTTCATAAAAGGGATTGACAGAAAAGTAAGGTTCATACTGTTTTACTGGATTACTTTTGTTATTTCGGATTTTTCGACCATTCCCAATCCATCGTAGTTGATTTGTAAGTGAAGTATCAATTGAGTTTACATTGAAAGTACAGTCTGGTTGAATTTCTAGCTGTAGCGCTTCACCTGGCTCAGCCTGTGCCTTTGTCATGACAACATTGCCCATGCCGTCGGAATATTCGAAACTCAATTGCAGGTCGCTCAACTCTCCATCATTCAGGTTGGCAACATGGGTCTCCCTTATGATTTTACCAATTGTTGTAGGGATTAGTTTTGGAGCCGCACAGGGGTCAACGTCATTGGTGTGATCTTGTAGATTTTCCCATGATAATTTATATCTATCGAAATCGTATACAAAACGTTCCGTGGCATTACCTATGAATTGACGAGCCTGGTTTCTTAAATCTTCCGTAGCTTCAGATGTAAAATAGTTTGATATGTTGTTTCTGTCAGCTTCGGTAGTAATTTCACTCAATCCATTTAGATTGTCTGCTTCATCTCCTTTTCCAAATACTGCCATGGCCTTGGGGAGTCCGAGTTCATCTAATAAAACTTCAGAAATATTATGGTTTATATCGCGGATACTGACCACGGAAAGTGTCCTAAAGTTGATTTGCTGAATTTCTGTTTTATTTTCCAGTGCGTCAGTGGAACTTTCCATCATCATAAAGTAATTCCCATAATATGTTACCTTGGTTTCTGAACCAAAAGGGTCAAGATATGATTGAGGGGTAAAAAATCGCTCCAAAACATCAGTTATTGTTTCTGATGGGTCATCAGTGTAAAATCGTGTGATACCAGATCTTATCCACCAGTTGTTATCGTTACGATGAACGAAACGGCACTGACTAAACTTTTCATCTCCATCTGAATTATCATCATTGTCACTTAACAAATTTTCCAATTCGTTATTGTCAGAAGGAAGTTTATCCCCGAAGATATCAAGTAGTAATTCAGGCGTATAGGCTAATTGATAACTTTGATAAGGAATGCCATACCGCCCATGTATAAAACTACCCGGTACAAATAATTCTTGCGTCAAATCATCATTGTAATAAGTGGTTTGAATATGTTCAAATAGCCTATGCTCAAGATTACCCGACGGTTGAGCATTGTAGGCAATTTCAGTACTTAAATTCAAGAGATCTTCAAAATCACTTATTTGAAATAGAGTTCCGGAAAGGGGCAATCCAGTAATCTCAAATGTTTTTGTTTGCGCAGGGAGCCTTAGTAAGTATATATCAGGATCGATTATATCCTCAGTAAGCTCATTTAGGGTATAAATGATAAGAGTTTTATTTTGTTCAATTTCTAATTGATCCAGATGAGTAATACAGGTGTCTTGTTCCCCCTGGCGGGCATAGTTAAGACTTAGAACTTCATCACGAACTCCCTGAATTGCATCAGCACCGGTTGGAAGATGGCGTGGATACACAACGGATGCCGACTTTAGCACATGTCCGAGTTCATCGATCTCGATATTCAGGGTATGTGCAATCCGTGGGTCTGTTTCATCTCGTTCATATTGTATGCTCAAAGTCTCACTTTCTGTTGGCATTAATACTGCATAGCGATTACCCTCTTTGGGTTGTAGCAGTTGGATTTGCGAATTATGGGTAGAAACTTTATAAGGCTTTGCCTGACGTTGGAGAGAATCTGTATCGTCAATAATGCCATCCATGGCAAAAACTTCTTTTCTTAGTACCATACCCTTACAGGCACGAAGGGCTTCCCGCCACTCATCGGTGGATAAGGGTTTGTCTGTTTCAATTATTTGTGCATCTGACAATGCAGGCTCGGTAATAGTTAAAGGATTATCAGGAAAGGTATTATTATAGGTTTCATACCAATATTCATTTTCGAATTGGTTAAGTATACGTTCTCTGTCTAAAAAAGCACCGGTATGAAACCATGTTTTGGTTAAAACAGGTTGTTGAAATAATCGTTCTGATTTTTCAATTAAGGTATCTTCATTTGCTTTTGACCAGGTTTCGTAAAATTCTGAGTCTTGCTGTTCCACCATTCCAAACCCACGAAACTCTCGTTCCACATGGTCATAGTAACCATGGTGATAACGATAATCAGTAGTAAATCGCACCTGTGTTATTTTATCCTCAATTGTGCTTCGAGCTATAACCTGGACAGGAAAAGGCAGTTTAGTAATCCATGGTTTTCCATCTGCTTTGTCTTTTAAATAAAAATAGGTTGAACTCTTGTATTCCAAAGCGGTTTCTTTGCCCATATTATTTCGATATCCTATCAAGACATGAGGTTTTCGACTATCCATTAGATCAATGTAGCGCATAGGAATACGTTGATCCCCAGGTAAATCTGAAGACCATACTAAGCATGATGTTCCAGTCCCTAAAAGGTCTATAACAGTGACTTGTGCGTTTCGATTGATTTGAAAGAATGGATTGATCTCATGAGCTTTGCTCCAAGAGTTTCCTGAGAGATTGATATACGCAGAAAAGGTATTCTGACCCAGATAAATGACGTCAGTGGCACCTGTACCACTTATGTCGGCCAATTTTACGTTTCTGGGATCGAATTGATCAGTATAGTCAAAAATGGGAGCATTACCCATAGTGACTTTTGCGCTAAAATGTCCATAGCCCTTATTCGCCCAGTAGCAAATCTCGCTATTTCGAACTCTAACGATATCAGTAAGTCCGTCTCCAGTCATATCTGCCAGATAAATGGCTTCCTTCTGATTGGTATCTGCAAAAACCAATGCAGGCCCAATTTCTTCATCATAGGGCTTAGATATCCGGTCAGCGGGTTTATGACCTTTTTTTCCATCGGCAGCATACCAAGTGAAAACATTTTCTTCTGTCATCACCAAATCAGGTTGGCCATTACCTGTTAGATCAATTAATCGGATATTGGGATCTTGTATATCTACGTTTGCCACCTCAGTAAAAGGCTGAAAAGTATTCCAGGTATTGTCTTCAGTTAGTTCATAAAAACCCTGTAAACCTGGGCCATTTACCATAATCTGTTTTTCGCCATTTGCCTCCAGATCTCTTAAACTGAGTGTTCCATTGGTAAGACCAGTAAGCGAGGGTTTGGGAATAACCGGTTTGGCTTCAGAGAATGATATTTGTCCGTCTTCATCGATATCTCCAAGGTTGTTTTTATAAAACCAGCTATTACCTTTTTCTGTGAGGATTCCGGAAATACCCTCTCCATAAAAATCAGTGAATTGGTAGTTGTTAGTTAATCCCACAGGCGAATGAATCAAGCTTTCCTCATCTATTTCTTGAACATTGGTGTTCCATTGAAGGCGCTGGTAATCAAATTCCATGGGGGGTAAATCTTTTCGTGAATACCCTATCGGAAAGTCATCTTCATTAAATAACCTGATAAAACCTGACTGCGTAAGGGAAATCAAATAACAAACCTCTGCCTCTTCAGAACCATTAATTGATGATCCTTCAAAGCCGAATTCCAAAGAGCGAACAAGATAATTTTCGCCAAAGGGGTGACTGATATTCACACCTGTCTCGTTATATCCCTGTTCATCATTCTCACCTAAAAAATGATGAAACATCATTACTCGATGGCAAAGGCGCTGGGTTCTAATCTCAAATCCAGATCGGAAAGAAGAAAATGGATCTGCCCTATAGCTCCAGAGGCTTTCTTCTAGATGTGGCTCAATTTCGTTGGTATGTTCACCATAATCTAGTATTAGTTCAAAGAGGTAATCACCATTGGTTGGAGTTGTTATATCATATGGTTGAGTGGGGTCAGGATAATAAGCTTGTCTATTTCCATAGGTTACCCGCTTCAAATATGTGTTCGTGAAAGGAGCTATTCCAGATTTTCTATTCTTTTCAAATACTTCGTTTGGGATGCTTGGGTCTTCATGGATACTACCATCATCATTGATATTTAAATCTTTTTTATAGTGGTATTGTATCCAGTTGCCTTTGTTATCATAACTAAACTCTGCCAGCCATTGGTAAATTCGTGTATTGTCTGTGGGATCTGCAACACGGGCTTGGTTATTCCTTCCAAAAAAAGTAACCTTATTCTCCTTGGTTGTTACTTTCCAGTAGGTTCCAAGATCTGGATGATTAATTTTCTCGATTCGGGAAA encodes the following:
- a CDS encoding SpvB/TcaC N-terminal domain-containing protein, with translation MIDRRQESQSTKDRSVNTKIADLTDEKPSKSQAIKIPEISLPQGGGALKGIDEKFEVNPANGTASFSIQLPLSPGRNNFTPSLSLNYNSGSGNSPYGLGWSLDYPTIQRKTDKQLPKYQDVEEEDIFMFAGAEDLVPYLEKNDDGDWKALEFSSGEFQVKRYRPRIESNFSRIEKINHPDLGTYWKVTTKENKVTFFGRNNQARVADPTDNTRIYQWLAEFSYDNKGNWIQYHYKKDLNINDDGSIHEDPSIPNEVFEKNRKSGIAPFTNTYLKRVTYGNRQAYYPDPTQPYDITTPTNGDYLFELILDYGEHTNEIEPHLEESLWSYRADPFSSFRSGFEIRTQRLCHRVMMFHHFLGENDEQGYNETGVNISHPFGENYLVRSLEFGFEGSSINGSEEAEVCYLISLTQSGFIRLFNEDDFPIGYSRKDLPPMEFDYQRLQWNTNVQEIDEESLIHSPVGLTNNYQFTDFYGEGISGILTEKGNSWFYKNNLGDIDEDGQISFSEAKPVIPKPSLTGLTNGTLSLRDLEANGEKQIMVNGPGLQGFYELTEDNTWNTFQPFTEVANVDIQDPNIRLIDLTGNGQPDLVMTEENVFTWYAADGKKGHKPADRISKPYDEEIGPALVFADTNQKEAIYLADMTGDGLTDIVRVRNSEICYWANKGYGHFSAKVTMGNAPIFDYTDQFDPRNVKLADISGTGATDVIYLGQNTFSAYINLSGNSWSKAHEINPFFQINRNAQVTVIDLLGTGTSCLVWSSDLPGDQRIPMRYIDLMDSRKPHVLIGYRNNMGKETALEYKSSTYFYLKDKADGKPWITKLPFPVQVIARSTIEDKITQVRFTTDYRYHHGYYDHVEREFRGFGMVEQQDSEFYETWSKANEDTLIEKSERLFQQPVLTKTWFHTGAFLDRERILNQFENEYWYETYNNTFPDNPLTITEPALSDAQIIETDKPLSTDEWREALRACKGMVLRKEVFAMDGIIDDTDSLQRQAKPYKVSTHNSQIQLLQPKEGNRYAVLMPTESETLSIQYERDETDPRIAHTLNIEIDELGHVLKSASVVYPRHLPTGADAIQGVRDEVLSLNYARQGEQDTCITHLDQLEIEQNKTLIIYTLNELTEDIIDPDIYLLRLPAQTKTFEITGLPLSGTLFQISDFEDLLNLSTEIAYNAQPSGNLEHRLFEHIQTTYYNDDLTQELFVPGSFIHGRYGIPYQSYQLAYTPELLLDIFGDKLPSDNNELENLLSDNDDNSDGDEKFSQCRFVHRNDNNWWIRSGITRFYTDDPSETITDVLERFFTPQSYLDPFGSETKVTYYGNYFMMMESSTDALENKTEIQQINFRTLSVVSIRDINHNISEVLLDELGLPKAMAVFGKGDEADNLNGLSEITTEADRNNISNYFTSEATEDLRNQARQFIGNATERFVYDFDRYKLSWENLQDHTNDVDPCAAPKLIPTTIGKIIRETHVANLNDGELSDLQLSFEYSDGMGNVVMTKAQAEPGEALQLEIQPDCTFNVNSIDTSLTNQLRWIGNGRKIRNNKSNPVKQYEPYFSVNPFYEDAKELVEQGVTPIIYYDALGRNELVELPDGTFTSVEFDAWQQHSYDQNDNIIASNWHTERISMDSSSPEHQAAIKSEIHNQTPNRVYLDTLGRPILNIEHNRWLETSEGENNILHEELYGTFITLDIEGNASSVVDARGNQLMNWKYDMLGHRVYQESMDAGRRWMLNNVAGNPIKTWDEREHQIRYTYDELQRPLSTHISGGEGETPLNHIIGRTIYGEDTSNAIDHNLRGQVFQLFDTSGMIQNNQFDFKGNLLEAQRRLVNDPKVSVIDWPESSLARESLLEAEIFSKTTTYDAINRMVQMHNWNSPATRTGIYLPNYNERGVLQSENFSLGGETNSAIVDIKYNEKGQRILIRYGNDTSTRYHYDAKTYRLKQLRTTRPMVNELSFPDFHSNLSNSNVIQQLNYTYDPVGNITEIYDEAYEPEFFSNQEVEPRAEYTHDALYRLIEATGRENNSYNDAPQRGGNTAIETGFPMQQNGKRLRNYRQKYNYDATGNFILMQHIASVERWTRHYETATNSNRLERTFTNNDPTGITYTYDNHGSMLNFGNVAAPYLPNWDYRDMISHINLGEVVKFGINMI